One Sciurus carolinensis chromosome 10, mSciCar1.2, whole genome shotgun sequence genomic window carries:
- the Pou4f2 gene encoding POU domain, class 4, transcription factor 2 isoform X1 produces MMMMSLNSKQAFSMPHGGSLHVEPKYSALHSASPGSSAPAAPSASSPSSSSNAGGGGGGGGGGGGRSSSSSTSGSSGGGGGSGGSEAMRRACLPTPPSNIFGGLDESLLARAEALAAVDIVSQSKSHHHHPPHHSPFKPDATYHTMNTIPCTSAASSSSVPISHPSALAGTHHHHHHHHHHHHQPHQALEGELLEHLSPGLALGAMAGPDGAVVSTPAHAPHMATMNPMHQAALSMAHAHGLPSHMGCMSDVDADPRDLEAFAERFKQRRIKLGVTQADVGSALANLKIPGVGSLSQSTICRFESLTLSHNNMIALKPILQAWLEEAEKSHREKLTKPELFNGAEKKRKRTSIAAPEKRSLEAYFAIQPRPSSEKIAAIAEKLDLKKNVVRVWFCNQRQKQKRMKYSAGI; encoded by the exons atgatgatgatgtccCTAAACAGCAAGCAGGCGTTCAGCATGCCGCACGGCGGCAGCCTGCACGTGGAACCCAAGTACTCTGCACTGCACAGCGCCTCGCCCGGCTCCTCGGCGCCCGCGGCGCCCTCAGCCAGCTCTCCCAGCAGCTCCAGCAATGCTGGCGGTGGAGGTGGCGGCGGAGGCGGTGGCGGAGGCCGGAGCAGCAGCTCCAGTACCAGtggcagcagcggcggcggcggcggcagcggggGCTCGGAGGCGATGCGGAGAGCTTGTCTTCCAACCCCACCG AGCAATATATTCGGCGGGCTGGATGAGAGCCTGCTGGCCCGTGCTGAGGCTCTGGCCGCTGTGGACATCGTCTCCCAGAGCAAGAGTCACCACCACCACCCGCCCCACCACAGCCCCTTCAAGCCGGACGCCACTTACCACACCATGAACACCATCCCGTGCACATCGGCTGCTTCCTCTTCATCTGTACCCATCTCGCACCCATCCGCACTGGCCGGCacgcaccaccaccaccaccatcaccaccaccaccaccaccagccgCACCAGGCGCTCGAGGGTGAGCTGCTGGAGCACCTGAGTCCCGGGCTGGCCCTGGGTGCCATGGCTGGCCCCGACGGCGCGGTGGTGTCCACGCCGGCTCACGCACCGCACATGGCCACCATGAACCCCATGCACCAAGCAGCTCTCAGCATGGCTCATGCACACGGGCTCCCCTCGCACATGGGATGCATGAGCGACGTGGACGCCGACCCGCGGGACCTGGAGGCATTCGCCGAGCGCTTCAAGCAGCGACGTATCAAGCTGGGGGTGACCCAGGCAGATGTCGGTTCCGCGCTGGCCAACCTCAAGATCCCCGGCGTGGGCTCGCTTAGCCAGAGCACCATCTGCAGGTTCGAGTCTCTCACGCTGTCACACAACAACATGATCGCGCTCAAACCCATCCTgcaggcatggctggaggaggcggagAAGTCCCACCGCGAGAAGCTCACCAAGCCTGAGCTCTTCAATGGCGCTGAGAAGAAGCGCAAGCGCACGTCCATAGCCGCGCCGGAGAAGCGCTCGCTTGAAGCCTACTTTGCCATCCAGCCGCGACCCTCCTCGGAGAAGATCGCCGCCATAGCGGAGAAGCTGGATCTTAAGAAAAACGTGGTGCGCGTCTGGTTCTGCAACCAGaggcagaaacagaaaagaatgaaatattccGCCGGCATTTAG
- the Pou4f2 gene encoding POU domain, class 4, transcription factor 2 isoform X2, with translation MMSLNSKQAFSMPHGGSLHVEPKYSALHSASGGSEAMRRACLPTPQLQSNIFGGLDESLLARAEALAAVDIVSQSKSHHHHPPHHSPFKPDATYHTMNTIPCTSAASSSSVPISHPSALAGTHHHHHHHHHHHHQPHQALEGELLEHLSPGLALGAMAGPDGAVVSTPAHAPHMATMNPMHQAALSMAHAHGLPSHMGCMSDVDADPRDLEAFAERFKQRRIKLGVTQADVGSALANLKIPGVGSLSQSTICRFESLTLSHNNMIALKPILQAWLEEAEKSHREKLTKPELFNGAEKKRKRTSIAAPEKRSLEAYFAIQPRPSSEKIAAIAEKLDLKKNVVRVWFCNQRQKQKRMKYSAGI, from the exons atgatgtccCTAAACAGCAAGCAGGCGTTCAGCATGCCGCACGGCGGCAGCCTGCACGTGGAACCCAAGTACTCTGCACTGCACAGCGCCTC cggggGCTCGGAGGCGATGCGGAGAGCTTGTCTTCCAACCCC GCAATTGCAGAGCAATATATTCGGCGGGCTGGATGAGAGCCTGCTGGCCCGTGCTGAGGCTCTGGCCGCTGTGGACATCGTCTCCCAGAGCAAGAGTCACCACCACCACCCGCCCCACCACAGCCCCTTCAAGCCGGACGCCACTTACCACACCATGAACACCATCCCGTGCACATCGGCTGCTTCCTCTTCATCTGTACCCATCTCGCACCCATCCGCACTGGCCGGCacgcaccaccaccaccaccatcaccaccaccaccaccaccagccgCACCAGGCGCTCGAGGGTGAGCTGCTGGAGCACCTGAGTCCCGGGCTGGCCCTGGGTGCCATGGCTGGCCCCGACGGCGCGGTGGTGTCCACGCCGGCTCACGCACCGCACATGGCCACCATGAACCCCATGCACCAAGCAGCTCTCAGCATGGCTCATGCACACGGGCTCCCCTCGCACATGGGATGCATGAGCGACGTGGACGCCGACCCGCGGGACCTGGAGGCATTCGCCGAGCGCTTCAAGCAGCGACGTATCAAGCTGGGGGTGACCCAGGCAGATGTCGGTTCCGCGCTGGCCAACCTCAAGATCCCCGGCGTGGGCTCGCTTAGCCAGAGCACCATCTGCAGGTTCGAGTCTCTCACGCTGTCACACAACAACATGATCGCGCTCAAACCCATCCTgcaggcatggctggaggaggcggagAAGTCCCACCGCGAGAAGCTCACCAAGCCTGAGCTCTTCAATGGCGCTGAGAAGAAGCGCAAGCGCACGTCCATAGCCGCGCCGGAGAAGCGCTCGCTTGAAGCCTACTTTGCCATCCAGCCGCGACCCTCCTCGGAGAAGATCGCCGCCATAGCGGAGAAGCTGGATCTTAAGAAAAACGTGGTGCGCGTCTGGTTCTGCAACCAGaggcagaaacagaaaagaatgaaatattccGCCGGCATTTAG